Proteins from one Algicella marina genomic window:
- a CDS encoding 50S ribosomal protein L23 — protein sequence MNKAELYDVIRKPIITEKATMASENGAVVFEVAIDANKPQIKEAVESLFGVKVKAVNTTITKGKTKRFKGRLGTRKDVKKAYVTLEEGNTIDVTTGL from the coding sequence ATGAACAAGGCAGAGCTTTATGACGTAATCCGCAAGCCGATCATCACGGAAAAGGCGACCATGGCGTCCGAAAACGGCGCGGTTGTCTTCGAAGTGGCGATCGACGCGAACAAGCCCCAGATCAAGGAGGCCGTCGAAAGCCTCTTCGGTGTGAAGGTGAAAGCCGTGAATACGACCATCACCAAGGGCAAGACGAAGCGCTTCAAGGGCCGCCTCGGCACCCGCAAGGACGTGAAGAAAGCCTACGTGACTCTCGAAGAGGGTAACACGATTGACGTGACGACCGGGCTTTAA
- the fusA gene encoding elongation factor G, translating into MARDYPLERYRNFGIMAHIDAGKTTCSERILFYTGKSHNIGEVHDGAATMDWMEQEQERGITITSAATTTFWERTENGVEPDSKKHRMNIIDTPGHVDFTIEVERSLAVLDGAIAVLDANAGVEPQTETVWRQADRYKVPRIVFVNKMDKIGADFFNCVKMIADRTGARPCPIQLPIGAENELEGIIDLVTMQEWVWAGEDLGASWEQREIRAELADKAAEMRNEMIEMAVEMDDDAMEAYLEGNEPDVDTLRKLIRKGTLSMTFVPVLAGSAFKNKGVQPLLNAVVDYLPSPLDVVDYMGFKPGDETETRNIPRRADDDMPFSGLAFKIMNDPYMGTLTFTRIYSGKVAKGDSMLNSTKGKKERIGRMVMMHSNKQDEITEAFAGDIIALAGLKDTTTGDTLCAVNDPVVLETMTFPDPVIEIAVEPKTKADQEKMSQGLARLAAEDPSFRVETDLESGQTIMKGMGELHLDILVDRLKREFKVEANIGAPQVAFRETISHAHTQTYTHKKQSGGSGQFAEVQLEITPTEPGEGYSFESKIVGGAVPKEYIPGVEKGIQSVMDSGPLAGFPVIDFKVALIDGKFHDVDSSVLAFEIAARMAMREGLKKAGAKMLEPIMKVEVVTPEEYTGGIIGDLTSRRGMVQGQDTRGNAIAINANVPLMNMFGYINTLRSMSSGRANFTMQFSHYEALPQNISEEIQAKFS; encoded by the coding sequence ATGGCACGCGATTATCCGCTGGAGCGCTACCGCAACTTCGGCATCATGGCCCACATCGATGCAGGCAAGACCACCTGTTCCGAGCGTATCCTGTTCTACACAGGCAAGTCGCATAACATCGGCGAAGTGCACGATGGCGCCGCGACGATGGACTGGATGGAGCAGGAGCAGGAGCGTGGCATCACGATCACGTCCGCTGCAACGACGACGTTCTGGGAACGGACGGAAAACGGCGTAGAACCGGATTCCAAAAAACACCGTATGAACATCATCGACACACCGGGCCACGTGGATTTCACCATCGAGGTCGAGCGTTCGCTTGCCGTTCTCGATGGCGCGATTGCCGTGCTCGACGCCAACGCCGGTGTCGAACCTCAGACTGAAACCGTCTGGCGCCAGGCTGACCGCTACAAGGTTCCGCGTATCGTGTTCGTCAACAAGATGGACAAGATCGGCGCCGATTTCTTCAATTGCGTCAAGATGATCGCCGATCGTACGGGCGCTCGTCCGTGCCCGATCCAATTGCCGATCGGTGCCGAGAACGAACTCGAAGGTATCATCGACCTGGTGACCATGCAGGAATGGGTCTGGGCCGGCGAAGATCTCGGTGCTTCCTGGGAGCAGCGTGAGATTCGTGCCGAACTGGCCGACAAGGCTGCCGAAATGCGTAACGAGATGATCGAAATGGCCGTCGAGATGGATGACGATGCCATGGAGGCCTACCTCGAAGGCAACGAGCCAGACGTCGACACGCTGCGCAAGCTGATCCGCAAGGGTACACTTTCGATGACGTTCGTGCCCGTGCTGGCTGGTTCCGCATTCAAGAACAAGGGTGTTCAGCCGCTGCTCAACGCGGTTGTGGACTATCTGCCAAGCCCGCTCGACGTTGTCGACTACATGGGCTTCAAGCCGGGCGACGAGACGGAAACGCGTAATATCCCGCGCCGCGCGGATGACGACATGCCGTTCTCAGGCCTTGCATTCAAGATCATGAACGACCCTTACATGGGCACGCTGACCTTCACCCGGATTTATTCGGGCAAGGTGGCCAAGGGCGACAGCATGCTCAACTCCACTAAAGGCAAGAAAGAGCGTATCGGCCGCATGGTCATGATGCACTCCAACAAGCAGGACGAGATCACTGAAGCGTTTGCGGGCGACATCATTGCCTTGGCAGGGCTGAAGGATACCACGACTGGTGACACGCTGTGTGCCGTCAACGATCCGGTGGTTCTGGAAACGATGACCTTCCCGGACCCGGTAATCGAAATTGCCGTCGAGCCGAAGACCAAAGCCGACCAGGAGAAGATGAGCCAGGGTCTGGCGCGGCTTGCTGCCGAGGATCCGTCTTTCCGCGTCGAAACCGATCTCGAATCCGGTCAGACGATCATGAAGGGTATGGGCGAACTTCATCTCGACATCCTCGTCGACCGCCTGAAGCGTGAGTTCAAGGTCGAAGCGAACATCGGTGCGCCGCAGGTTGCGTTCCGTGAAACGATCAGCCATGCGCATACGCAGACTTACACCCACAAGAAACAGTCCGGTGGTTCGGGTCAGTTCGCTGAAGTTCAGCTCGAGATCACTCCGACAGAGCCGGGTGAAGGTTACTCCTTCGAAAGCAAAATCGTCGGGGGGGCCGTTCCGAAGGAATATATTCCGGGCGTTGAAAAGGGTATTCAGTCCGTGATGGACAGCGGTCCGCTGGCCGGTTTCCCTGTGATCGACTTCAAGGTCGCTTTGATTGACGGCAAGTTCCACGATGTGGATTCCAGCGTTCTGGCGTTCGAGATCGCTGCACGCATGGCAATGCGCGAAGGTCTGAAAAAGGCTGGCGCGAAGATGCTCGAGCCAATCATGAAGGTCGAGGTCGTCACGCCGGAAGAGTACACTGGCGGCATCATCGGTGACCTGACATCCCGTCGGGGCATGGTTCAGGGGCAGGACACGCGCGGCAATGCGATCGCGATCAATGCCAATGTGCCGTTGATGAATATGTTCGGCTACATCAACACGCTGCGGTCCATGTCTTCGGGCCGTGCAAACTTCACAATGCAGTTCTCCCACTACGAGGCGTTGCCTCAGAACATCTCCGAAGAGATCCAGGCGAAATTCAGCTGA
- the rplD gene encoding 50S ribosomal protein L4, with protein MKTDVINLEAGSAGSIELSDDIFGLEPRADILHRVVRYQLAKRQQGTHKVKTRSETSYSTKKIYRQKGTGGARHGDRNAPIFRKGGVYKGPTPRSHAHDLPKKFRALGLKHALSAKAGAGELVVLENADVANGKTKVLADAMKKLGWKKALLIDGAEVNENFAMAARNLDGIDVLPSIGANVYDILKSRTLVLTKAGVEALEARLK; from the coding sequence ATGAAAACCGATGTAATCAATCTGGAAGCTGGCTCGGCGGGTTCTATCGAACTTTCCGACGACATCTTCGGCCTCGAGCCGCGTGCGGACATTCTGCACCGTGTCGTGCGCTACCAGCTGGCGAAACGCCAGCAAGGTACGCACAAGGTCAAGACGCGCAGCGAGACAAGCTACTCGACCAAGAAGATCTATCGCCAGAAGGGCACCGGCGGCGCGCGCCACGGTGACCGTAACGCCCCGATCTTCCGCAAGGGTGGTGTCTACAAGGGGCCGACGCCCCGCAGCCACGCGCATGATCTGCCGAAGAAATTCCGTGCCCTCGGCCTGAAGCACGCCCTCAGTGCGAAGGCTGGCGCAGGTGAACTCGTCGTTCTCGAAAACGCCGACGTTGCGAATGGAAAGACGAAGGTTCTGGCTGACGCGATGAAGAAGCTTGGCTGGAAAAAAGCCCTGCTGATCGATGGCGCGGAAGTGAACGAGAACTTCGCGATGGCCGCGCGCAATCTGGATGGGATCGACGTGCTGCCGAGCATCGGTGCGAATGTCTACGACATCCTGAAATCCCGCACGCTGGTGCTGACCAAGGCTGGCGTGGAAGCTCTGGAGGCTCGACTGAAATGA
- the rplC gene encoding 50S ribosomal protein L3, which produces MMRSGVLAKKLGMTRLFMEDGRQIPVTVLAMEGCQVVAQRTADKDGYTAVQLGSGKARAKNVSQPMRGHFAAAKVEPKRKIAEFRVSPENLIGVGEEITADHYFEGQFVDIAGTSIGKGFAGAMKRHNFGGLRASHGVSISHRSHGSTGQCQDPGRVFKGKKMAGHMGAARVTTQNLQVVRTDSERGLIMVKGAVPGSKGGWVTIKDAVKKPFPENAILPAALKSAAEEAKKAAEAAAAEAAAAEEEARKAAEEAAAAEQEAALEQAEAEIAAEGSDDAAPEAPAEGDDK; this is translated from the coding sequence ATGATGCGTTCTGGAGTACTCGCAAAGAAACTGGGCATGACCCGGTTGTTCATGGAAGACGGTCGGCAGATCCCGGTGACGGTTCTGGCGATGGAAGGCTGCCAGGTTGTGGCGCAGCGCACGGCGGACAAGGATGGCTACACGGCTGTTCAACTCGGCTCCGGCAAGGCTCGGGCCAAGAACGTCAGCCAGCCCATGCGTGGCCATTTCGCTGCCGCCAAGGTGGAACCGAAACGGAAGATCGCGGAATTCCGCGTTTCCCCGGAGAACCTGATCGGCGTTGGCGAAGAGATCACGGCGGACCATTACTTCGAAGGTCAGTTCGTGGATATCGCCGGCACCTCGATCGGTAAGGGGTTCGCCGGTGCGATGAAACGGCACAACTTCGGCGGGCTTCGTGCCTCCCACGGTGTGTCGATCTCTCACCGTTCGCACGGCTCCACCGGACAGTGCCAGGATCCTGGCCGCGTGTTCAAGGGCAAGAAAATGGCCGGCCACATGGGTGCCGCCCGCGTGACGACGCAGAACCTGCAGGTTGTGCGCACCGACAGCGAGCGTGGCCTGATCATGGTCAAAGGGGCCGTTCCCGGCTCCAAGGGCGGATGGGTGACGATCAAGGATGCGGTCAAGAAGCCGTTCCCGGAGAACGCCATTCTGCCAGCCGCGCTGAAATCTGCAGCGGAAGAAGCCAAGAAGGCAGCCGAAGCCGCAGCAGCGGAAGCCGCAGCAGCCGAAGAAGAAGCCCGCAAGGCAGCGGAAGAAGCCGCAGCAGCGGAGCAGGAAGCTGCGCTGGAGCAGGCCGAGGCCGAGATTGCAGCCGAGGGCAGTGACGACGCGGCGCCCGAAGCTCCGGCAGAAGGTGACGACAAATGA
- the tuf gene encoding elongation factor Tu gives MAKAKFERTKPHVNIGTIGHVDHGKTTLTAAITKQFGDFKAYDEIDGAPEEKARGITISTAHVEYETDSRHYAHVDCPGHADYVKNMITGAAQMDGAILVVNAADGPMPQTREHILLGRQVGIPHMVVFMNKVDQVDDEELLELVEMEIRELLSSYDYPGDDIPIIAGSALAALEGRDDAIGSEKIAELMAAVDEYIPTPARPVDQPFLMPIEDVFSISGRGTVVTGRIERGVLNVGEEIEIVGIRDTKKTTCTGVEMFRKLLDRGEAGDNVGALLRGIERDGVERGQVLCKPGSVKPHTKFEAEAYILTKEEGGRHTPFFANYRPQFYFRTTDVTGTVNLPEGTEMVMPGDNLKFDVELIAPIAMEEKLRFAIREGGRTVGAGVVSKIHE, from the coding sequence ATGGCAAAGGCAAAATTTGAGCGTACGAAGCCGCACGTGAACATTGGCACGATTGGTCACGTTGACCATGGCAAGACGACGCTGACGGCTGCGATCACGAAGCAGTTCGGCGACTTCAAGGCGTATGACGAGATCGACGGCGCGCCGGAAGAGAAGGCGCGCGGGATCACGATCTCCACGGCGCACGTCGAGTACGAGACGGATTCGCGTCACTACGCGCATGTCGACTGCCCGGGCCACGCCGACTACGTGAAGAACATGATCACGGGTGCTGCGCAGATGGACGGCGCGATCCTGGTCGTGAACGCGGCCGACGGCCCGATGCCGCAGACGCGCGAGCACATCCTGCTGGGCCGCCAGGTCGGTATCCCGCACATGGTCGTGTTCATGAACAAGGTCGATCAGGTTGATGACGAGGAGCTTCTGGAACTCGTCGAGATGGAGATCCGCGAACTGCTGTCCTCCTACGACTACCCGGGCGACGATATCCCGATCATCGCCGGTTCCGCACTGGCGGCTCTGGAAGGCCGTGATGACGCGATCGGTTCGGAGAAGATCGCCGAGCTGATGGCGGCTGTTGACGAGTACATCCCGACGCCTGCGCGTCCGGTGGACCAGCCGTTCCTGATGCCGATCGAGGACGTGTTCTCGATCTCGGGCCGCGGCACGGTTGTGACGGGCCGCATCGAGCGCGGTGTGCTGAACGTGGGCGAGGAAATCGAGATCGTCGGTATCCGCGACACCAAGAAGACGACCTGCACGGGCGTCGAGATGTTCCGCAAGCTCTTGGATCGCGGCGAGGCGGGCGACAACGTCGGCGCGCTGCTGCGCGGCATCGAGCGTGATGGCGTGGAGCGCGGCCAGGTGCTGTGCAAGCCGGGTTCGGTGAAGCCGCACACGAAGTTCGAGGCCGAAGCCTACATCCTGACGAAGGAAGAGGGTGGGCGTCACACGCCGTTCTTCGCGAACTACCGTCCGCAGTTCTACTTCCGGACGACGGACGTGACGGGCACGGTGAACCTGCCGGAAGGCACGGAAATGGTGATGCCGGGCGACAACCTGAAGTTCGACGTTGAACTGATCGCCCCGATCGCGATGGAAGAGAAACTGCGCTTCGCCATCCGCGAAGGCGGCCGCACCGTCGGCGCAGGCGTCGTCTCCAAAATCCACGAGTAA
- the rpsG gene encoding 30S ribosomal protein S7: MSRRHRAEKREVLPDAKYGDRVLTKFMNNLMFDGKKSAAESIVYGAMDRVESKLKKAPVEVFHEALDNIKPSVEVRSRRVGGATYQVPVEVRPERREALAIRWLIKASRARNENTMEERLAGELMDAVNSRGSAVKKREDTHKMADANKAFSHYRW, from the coding sequence ATGTCCCGACGTCACCGCGCCGAGAAACGCGAAGTTCTGCCGGACGCCAAGTATGGCGACCGCGTTCTGACAAAGTTCATGAACAACCTGATGTTCGACGGCAAGAAATCCGCCGCCGAAAGCATCGTCTACGGGGCGATGGACCGCGTTGAATCCAAGCTAAAAAAGGCACCCGTGGAAGTGTTCCACGAAGCGCTGGACAACATCAAACCCTCTGTCGAGGTCCGTTCGCGCCGTGTTGGCGGTGCGACCTACCAGGTGCCCGTCGAGGTCCGTCCCGAGCGCCGCGAGGCTCTCGCGATCCGCTGGCTGATCAAGGCGTCCCGTGCCCGCAACGAAAACACGATGGAAGAGCGTCTGGCAGGCGAACTGATGGATGCAGTGAACTCCCGTGGTTCCGCCGTGAAAAAGCGCGAAGACACGCACAAGATGGCCGACGCCAACAAGGCGTTCAGCCACTACCGCTGGTAA
- the rpsJ gene encoding 30S ribosomal protein S10, whose protein sequence is MQSQNIRIRLKAFDYRVLDASTAEIVSTAKRTGARVRGPIPLPNKIEKFTVLRGPHVDKKSREQFEIRTHKRLLDIVDPTPQTVDALMKLDLAAGVDVEIKL, encoded by the coding sequence ATGCAGAGCCAGAATATAAGAATACGGCTGAAGGCGTTCGATTACCGGGTGCTGGATGCCAGCACTGCCGAGATCGTCTCGACAGCCAAGCGGACGGGTGCGCGCGTGCGCGGCCCTATCCCGCTGCCAAACAAGATCGAAAAGTTCACTGTTCTTCGTGGCCCCCACGTGGACAAGAAAAGCCGTGAACAGTTCGAAATCCGGACGCACAAGCGTCTGCTCGATATCGTTGATCCGACCCCCCAGACGGTGGACGCGCTGATGAAGCTCGACCTCGCCGCTGGTGTGGATGTCGAGATCAAGCTCTGA